A segment of the Excalfactoria chinensis isolate bCotChi1 chromosome Z, bCotChi1.hap2, whole genome shotgun sequence genome:
CTCTTCCAAGATCTCTTCCAATAAGAACTGCACACAAATTTCTTTGAAGTGCAGCATTTTGTAACAAATGCCTTCCTTATACCAGGTCACTTGACTGCTGGCTGAGTTTACCAGACAAACCTAAGGGCCTTCAACAGGAGGAACTCCAGGAGCCCACGGCCGTCAGAACGCACCAAGACAAAGCACCCTTCCTAAATGGaagtactgtttatttttatacagaaaacaaCACTATTAATTGGTTAATTCATCCTTAACGGACTCTCTGGCTGAGATAAGGGGATCAGAGTGAGACTGCAAAGCAGCCAACCCCTCGGCAGACCGCGGCGGCCCAGACTAGAGAACACGGCAACGCCGCAGATGCAGCGGCGATGACACCCCGCCCCGCTTCCTGCTCTCATGGCCACTGACAGGACCGCCTCCCCCTTCCGCCGCCGGGAGCCATCGCGACCACTTGGGCACGCCTCAGCTCCGGTCCCGGCTCGACTCGGCTCGGCCCCATTGGCTGGGCTCGGCGAAGCCGCCCCCGGTTGCATCAGCTTCGGCGGCCGGGCCGCGCCTGCGCCGCGTCGTTCTCTGCCTTTCGCATCCGCCCCTTCCACATTGCGGCCATGGCGAGCGCTGACGGGCAGGTGGGCCTTGCGCCGCCATGGGGCGTGCGGCGGGGAGCGCTGGGGGTCTGTCTGTCTCTGCTCTCCCTCATCGCGCCCGGGGGCCGTGCGGAGGCTTGGGGAGGAGCGGCAGGGCCGGGGAGGGCAGGCACAATTCTTTCCCTTCATATGAGCCTTCCATGAAGGGGTGCTCTGGACTCGAGGAGAGGGCGGTGGGATTGGCTCCGTACTAAGAGAACTGGGCGGGCTTCGCAGGGCCGTGCTTCATCGTGTGGGGCTGGGGTAGAGTGCAAGCATCTGCTGGAGGATGAGGAGTTGTGTGTGTTCCCCGGTGTAGGTAAACGCTGGGGGAGACAAAAAGGCGGACTGcgggaagaagaaaatgaaagaagcgTCCGGCGATGAAGGGCGCGTGGAGGTGAGCAGCTGTCAGGCCACGGGGCGTTGAAAGGTGTAGTTTTGAGTACTGCTGACTTTGCTGCATGCCGTCCCTCTggtctgtttgtttgctgttgcgGTAATTCCTTTCCCTGCTATTTCTTACTTCAGCAAAGTTTGCCAGGAAGTGGCTGTGTTGCTCTTGACAGCAGGTTATACTGTTGTCATGGGAGAGCAGCTCTGATTTCTCTGGGTGCTGCTTCGTAATGCAGCCCACTGTGCATCCTACCAGCAGCAGGAGATAGGTAACAGGTCTATGGGGCAATGAAAGCCCATCAGAGAAACTGTGTCGTTTCTGTGTTTGTGGTTGGTGTGAGTACACAGtaggcacagagctgctggattGCTCTGAGCTGACAGCCATCCGCACCTCAGTGCCTGCACTGGCAGCCTGACGTCAGTGCAGGATGTGCTCAACAACCttttcaaattgttttgttCCTCGTGTTCTGTATCAAGGTAGCACTTACTACAAGTTTAAGCACAAGGTTAATAAACTATCTAGTAGTTCATTAATGTATCTTGTAAGTGTATTAAAGAGATGCACAGTGTATAATGTTACTCTGTAGTTGTAATAATTGGCTGTTAAGTCATAGCACACACATAGCTGTAGACAGTCACATAGGCCTTTGTGAAAAGGATATGCATACTGTTCACATTCTTGACATTGTGTGGTATTAATATGTTGAATGTGCTTTTATTCTTCATGTGTAGCTGAATCCTTGGCCTGCATTTATCAATGAGCGTTTAGAGATGTACAATAAACTTAAAGCTGAGCACGATGCACTTCTTGCAGAACGAGCTGCTAATGATAGTAAACCCATTAAAGTTACATTACCTGATGGCAAGCTGGTTGATGCTGAGTCCTGGAAGACAACACCTTATCAAATTGCTTGTGGAATTAGGTATGATTCTATTCAATTATATACTTAGTGATTTTTAGGCTGATCCACATCTGCAAGTTGTGGCTGTGATCATTAACGttaacaaatgcaaaattaGTTTCTATAGGCCTGGCTAAGATCATTTGTGTGATGCTTCAGTTGGCTTTTCGAGTCAGCTAACATTAGAAACGTATTTTCCTTAACTGCACTTTTATTGGCATGGGTGAATACCTGTCAGAAAGAGCACATCTCCAGGTGACTCTCATATCCTGTGGGGTGGATTTGAACAGCGCATGCTGGACACTCTTAGTCAAAATTATGAAAGCTGGGTGATTCCTAGAGGTGAAATAccattattttattgttaattaATGCTTTAATACTTAGTCATTAgaatctgctttgttttcttgattaGGGAAAAAGGCTTTCCTTTATTCCAAGAGGAAGTCTAACTGTAGAATGACTGCATTAGAAACAATAATActatgggttttttgttttgtttttctgttttttttcagtcaagGCTTAGCTGACAACACTGTTATTGCTAAAGTGAATAAGATGGTTTGGGATCTAGACCGTCCTTTGGAGGAGGACTGCACCTTGGAGCTACTCAAGTTTGAGGATGAAGAGGCTCAAGCAGTGAGTGTCTGCTAAAtgaaatttgtttgcttttcgATTTGCATTAAACCCAGCCTCCAGCAGATACTAGCATCATAACTGTGCtcaaaggaggagaggaggaggaaaaagataCACTGTGTATGTACATCTCCATTTTCAAAATGGTTCCTTAGGAAGACATGGTATTGCAGACAATGTATATTTTGCTGTGCATTCATTATGAAGTGTGCTAACTGTTGCTGTAGTTATGCAAAGTGTGCAATATTTGCAGCCTTAATGTTAAGTAAATCTTATGAACCATCCAATTTAGCACTGACTGCACAAGCAGTGTTGAGTACAGAATTCCTAGTGCAAATGTCAGTGTGCTGAATAAGTTGCTCctgtgttcattttttatttttaaatatactgaAGTACCTATTTTCTTTGGCTATTCATTCTTTTAAGTGTAGATACCCAGTAAATTTGTAAATTCTGTCTTTTGGAAAAAGTTATTTGATATAAGAAGCTGCAGATACATTACAGCAGGGATCTTGCattcaaacagcattttcataCCAACTAAATGATGACTTCTGTAATACTGATGTTCTCTGATTTGAGCAGAGTTAAATCTTGCAGGTTTATCTTTACTTTGCTAACCCTTCAGGTGCACTACAAGATAAAGAGCGGGCTTTAGCTTTAAACTGTTTGATATCAATGCAAGACTTCCCAAACTGTAAGTGTTTGTAGGACCATGGCCTTATGTTGCAAGTGCACCTTTATGTTTATTCTGTGTCAGCAGAGCCAATCCATTGAAACTgatagaaaaaaagatgttgGATTAATTTCCTGGCTTCTAGACAAATCTGAATCAATCATTTCAACAGTGGCTGGAAATAAGAGTTTTAATTTTACAGACTGAAATaatgtaaagtaaaataaaatccagcatTACTTTTTAGAAATACTGGAGATTGGCATAGGAGTGTTTCTGGGCCACTCATTACTGTTCTGAAGACTTCTGTAATGCGGGGTCTGTATGAAGTACTCTGGGAAGCAAGTGTTCAgaaaaggttttgtttaaaatactcaGAAATGTGTTGTGCATATTTGGACTTACCctctccccccctttttttttcttttttttttttttttgacttccATTAGGTATACTGGCACTCAAGCGCTCACATAATGGGTGAGGCTATGGAGAGAATCTATGGTGGATGTTTGTGCTATGGACCACCAAtagaaaatggattttattaCGACATGTTCCTTGAGGATGGGTaggttttatgttttttcttctttagcagTTGAGTGAGACAACAGTTGTATCAAAGTTTGTGTTACTTGCAAACAGATGAGAAAGTGGAAGTGAGAATGATGTGCTCTTCTACATGTTTATTTTAGGGGTGTATCAAGTAATGACTTCTCTGCTTTGGAAACACTGTGCAAAAAGATCATGAAGGAAAAGCAACCCTTTGAAAGACTGGAAGTTAAGAAGGAAGCACTACTTGAAATGTTTAAGGTAGGTACTTGAGTGCTGTTATCACACCATGCTCATACACTCTTAAGTATTTTTAACTTCAGCCATATTTTCTGTTAGTGATAGAGGAAGGTCTTTCAAAGTAGTTTTCATAGATGTGTTTTTACAAACTCACTTGTGATATTTaacctaataaataaataaccaaatGTATCATTTAGATTCTCAGAGATGCATTAGatttttctccagctgtgagAATTGTAGGTCACCGTGACCTTGGCAATATGTTTGAATtggcatttttaatttatttcccaCAGATGTAAGTTTACAAATGTGCAGTTGTATTTTACTGGCCGTGGTAAAATACTGTGCTGATACTAAACTGTATATGCTGGTGCATTCAGAAAgcttcataaaatatttttttaagagaggTGTAATCTGGGAAAGTTCAAGCAAGAATAAAAtctcatcttttctcttttgtaacTAGCTGTAAACAGTTCCCTGGTGTTCTTCAGATAGAGGTTACTTAGTTTTCTCTATTAAGACTTTAAAGAGTATCAATGTTATTCAAAGTGGAAGAGGCCTTAATAGTCCACTCTTGTGCTCAGGGCAATGTCATTACTGAAGTTGGATCAGATTCCTCAGGTACTGCTTGATACTCTGTTCAACTGGAGCACCATGCTATATAGCAAAGTGTCTTTTGATGTACTGTAGCATCAAGTTTGCAAAAAGCTTAATCTGCTGGTCAGCTCTGCTGCGTAACAAGAAGTTAACATGTGTATGGTGCTCTTCTTCTCAGTATAACAAATTCAAGTGTCGCATCCTGAATGAGAAGGTCAATACTCCAACTACAACGGTATACAGGTAACTATGTATATGTAATACTATTTGGTATAATTTGCTATGATTAAGTATACTAAACAAATCTTTTTTCTATTCTTAGATGTGGTCCCTTGATAGATTTATGCAGAGGACCTCATGTTAGACATACTGGCAAGATAAAGAGCATAAAAATTCATAAGGTAGGAGGTGAAACTATCCTAGGCAAATGTGTTCATTGACAGTGTGTTGCTGTGTTTgggcaatacagcagaggaTTATCCAAGAACATAACATGAAGTGGATAACCTGGCTGTAAACTCAATTTAATCAACTGGCAAAGGATTGTGTTCTGTAGGAATGGTATTTAATTGATGTGAAGACCAAATAGATGGCCAGGGACATCATCTCCAGAACATTTTGGGAAGTGGATGTGGCTTAATTCTTGGTTGAAGTGTATCAGTGAGAGTTCTTGTTTTAGCGCAGGCTCAGCTGATGGTTATAGCTCATTAGAATAGATGAAACAGGATGGCTCCAGAGGGAGATAGTAGacttgaggaagaaaaggaccGTGTAGAACTTGAAACCAGTTTTTACAGTTTAGCTcttctttgtgcatttttttcaaCAGCGCTGTGTTTTTGTGATTAAAACTCTCTTCGTGCCAtagttattttatatttaacagCAGTTTGTTAAATTATTATGTGTGCCTTTTACAACAGACAGGAGCAATGAAACGCTCaggctctttcttttcttcactgtttcatttatttttcatgcacAGAATTCATCTACCTACTGGGAAGGCAAGGCTGATATGGAATCTCTCCAGCGAATCTATGGAATTTCATTCCCAGATGCAAAAATGttgaaggaatgggaaaaatTCCAGGAGGAGGCTAAGAACAGAGATCACAGGAAAATAGGACGGGTGAGGCATTCTGTGTGGTAATGtgttttataaacatttattattattattattttttttttaaataaataaataatatatatatatatataggtagcTTTGAATGTTATTAAAAGGTCTACTGCTTGGGCATCAGGAAAAATTGCAGAATACGCAGAATTGCAGAATAATGTCTTGAAATCTGTGCTTAGATTTTCACAACATTAGCCAACTATAGTCCAcatatataattaatatttgCTTCTGCAGCTCTCTAATTATTCAGTTATTGTTTGTCAGGGGCAAGGgtgctgtgtgcatgcagctAGGAATTGCACGTGAACCTGAATTTTTGGAGTACTTACAATAGAACAGAAAATTAAGCAGTTTCCTTCCCATATGGATACTGATGGGGTTGCAAGTAGTGAAATGCAACCAGTCTATTGttactgattttcattttattttattttaaaccttGGTGGTGCCCAGACAGTACTAATTTGTTTGTAAATGTTTATTGAAAAAAATGGCTGTACAAGTACTAAGTTTTTCCAATATTTTTCTGCAGGAtcaagaactgtttttctttcatgagcTCAGCCCTGGTAGCTGTTTTTTCTTACCAAAAGGAGCTTACATATATAATACCTTAATTGAATTCATCCGGGTAAGTAAAGTCTTTGGAAATTGTCTTATGGAAGGAAGTGCTTAAACTTTAGAAAAACTACATAAAAGTATGCTGTATACAACAGTGTAGCATCATGAATTGTCTTGAAATGAAGGGCTGCTAAAGCTCCTAGCACATAAGCTGTGGAACTGAAGGAACCCAGTTTCTTACAACTGGTGTTTTAACAGTGTCTGCCAAGTTATATTTTTATCACTGCAGTTAAAACAGTGATAATGACAACCCAAAGTAGAGCTAAGCTCACTCTACTGTTGTTTCACTGATCCTTGTGACTTGGACATGCTGAGCTAGTTATTTGAAAAATGACTAAAAAATCCTGACCTACCTGTTGCAAAATGTAAATATCTCTGTGTCTTATTATTAGATATTTGGACTGTAGTATACTACTAAGTGTCATGGAGTAATTAGAGACTGTGGTTTTGCTTGGTTGGAAGGAACTTGTTCTTCTTGCTTACTACAGAGAAATTTTTGATGGAAGGGTGGTGTGCTACCAACTccagcttgtttttctttttttttccttcttttttctttagtgttGGACTCTATTTTCATGGCTGCAGAACAAAGCCTGAGTaccattgcttttgtttgcttattgGTTATTTTATGTACTGGGTTTATTTTAGAGTGAGTATCGAAAACGTGGATTCCAAGAGGTTGTCACTCCGAATATTTTCAACAGTAAACTATGGATGACTTCAGGGCACTGGCAGCATTACAgtgaaaacatgttttcctttgaagtggagaaagaaatatttgctcTGAAGCCTATGAACTGTCCAGGACACTGGTAAATGCACATGATCTTTGGATTGGATTTTCTGTTGAttatcaaacaaacaaacacaacaaaaatcctTGTCAGGAGTATTATAATTATGAGTCTTGTTATCTGTGAGCTCTTTCTGCAGGGACCCcaagaaatgtctttttttttgtttttttgtttttttgtttttttttttctttctgccattacagtgattttgtttcagaactAAAGCTTACCTTCATGCTGCAAAATCTACATAGCCAAACTGGCTACCAGGGTACTGCCTGTTTTGTGGCAATGTAGCCACCCAGGTTTCAGTGCTCACTTCAGGAGTTGCTACTATCACTGTGTGAGGTGGAGGAATCCTCCTGCCTGTGTAAAAGCATCTGATtaattttcctggaaaaaaaccCTAGACATAAGTGATTGTTGTAATCATATGACATCTCTGGCAGTGTGGGCATTTGCTTAGGTGCTGGCTGCTTCCTGTTGGCAGTAGAATTTTGATTCTGGATGAGTTTCAAGTAATGAACTTTTCCTTCAGCCTTATGTTTGATCATCGTCCAAGATCATGGCGTGAGCTGCCATTGCGGTTGGCTGATTTTGGTGTTCTGCATCGAAATGAACTGTCAGGAGCTCTGACAGGACTCACTAGAGTACGTCGGTTCCAGCAGGATGATGCTCACATATTCTGTTCTGTGGAACAGGTACGGTCTGCTGTTAAGTGAAATTGGGTGTTAAAATCAGAATAGCTGAATTTCCAACAGTTCAGACTGTATTTCCATTCTTATGTAGATAGAAGAGGAGATAAAGAGTTGTCTACAGTTCTTGCGTGCTGTTTATGATGTCTTTGGGTTTTCCTTTAAACTGAATCTCTCTACTCGTCCTGAAAAGTATCTGGGAGATATTGAAGTGTGGAATCGAGCTGAGAAGGTAAACAgtaattttattacttttctgtATGAAAGCAAGGCTGCAGCTGCAAGTTCCGTAAGGGCATATTGCCTTTCTGGGAGATAGTGTGGCAGATGTACATAAGAAATATATCTTAATAACTGTCGTCAGTTCCGGCTGCATAATAAAATAGCTTTCTTAATATGCTGTGTATGGACAGTATGCTCTCTGTACAGAAGTGATTTCCATGTCAGAATCACattgtctttctcctttctcttctgcatttttgATGAACTAAACAGTGGGAGtgagggggggaggaggggaaaaggatgaaaagaaCTAACAGCCCTCGTGGTAAGATTTTGAGGTATCTGCCAGAAAACGCagcattttcattattaaagCATTAGCCCTTGCTGGTGCAGTGGTGGAAATAAGATGGGGTATGAACAGATGTTAGGGATGGATTCTCCCTCAGTATTTACAAACTTTTTCTTAAAGAGTTCTTGTTTCTTATCTAATGCTGCTTGTTTGGCCTCTTAAAAAGTGTATGCGTTAGTTTCAGTTTGAACTTTTTTAAACCTGAGTCTCTTGCAAAACTTCGTTTTATCAAAACATAAATGAGTTGGTAGGAACGTGCAGAGATGTTGTTGCAGCAATGgagaaataatgagaaataatgAGAGTTAGATGAGAGACTCTCACCTAACACAGCCAGTGTTAgatggctgcagcagcatgTGAGAAGTGAGAAACACTGgatatatatattctttatcTCTAGCAACTGGAGAACAGCCTTAATGACTTTGGTGAGAAGTGGGAGTTGAACCCTGGTGATGGAGCTTTCTATGGACCTAAGGTTGGTGTGTTGCTACGAACTTCTAGCTGGGCTGggattttaattttaagtacACAAAGGTATTACAATTCCTTTCGTTCCAGTTATGCTTCTGTAATCTTAGCAATTGTGATAGCATGCAAATACTGTTCTTCAGGGTACAGCAGACAGgcagaaagaaacactgaagtctTTGTCTTTATAGAATTATGCCGACTATAGaatttcttggaaagaaaagtgtTTGGCATGTGTTTATACAGAATGTTTTATAGACAACTTCAGACAAATACCCGACCAGGACAAAGACTTTGAATAAGTAACACCTGAAGTACttgagttaaaaaaataaatacatttaagaacataggaaataaaaatggtaGAGATAGATGGTTACTTCTGTTAGATACGTTGTTTCTCATATCTTACATAGAAAATAGTGGTGTGATGCTCTTATTTTTTTACTCACCATCTTTGTCAAAAAGACAGCCTTTACTTTCAATCTGTCCTGCACGTTCCCTACCAGTGTAACTTTACAGCTAAATTTTTCAGCGCTAGTCTGTGTTTCTGAAGCATTGGTGCTGTTCAGTTTTGGCTGGaggataaaaagcaaaacagattcTTAAACTGACAGACTGGTATAAGCAGAGATTGTAAAAGGCTTAAAGTAGGAAGGAAGGTGTgggcttgtttgtttcttgctgttgttttttttttttgtgatgattactgtttggtttttttgtgtttgttttagtatatctgtgtatatatGTGAGTATGTATTTACATGTATACATATCAGATAAtcataaatatatgtatatattatcaagctgttttctggctgaaattgtttgttttctcagtgacCTAAGTTCCTGGTTTACTTAAGAGAGGGAAAATTCTCTGTGATCTTTTACGTAGCTTTATTTGCTGCTTAAATTGGAGTTGGTTTATGAGAAGTATGAACAGAAGGTGGCACTGTTAGATCAGTGTAGTGTGTTAGAAATGCTCATTTGAGTGGTCAGTGAATGAATCATAATACAATAATCCTGTAGAatacaagcaaaaagaaaatcctaaaCCTGTATTCTTatttaggaaaagaaagtaataaagGGATAAATAATCAATTGTAATTAAGTTTATTAAACagatttctgaaaaatgttGCCTTTACTAACATGGCTTATTAGCACTGCTGGTGGGCTCTGGTATTAAGAAAGACCTTTGCATAGTTTGTGTGTCTTTGTAAGAGCTTCTTCAGCTGTACAGATGAAGTAGAGATTTGTAGAAATTTTCTGATATCTTTGAGCATGAGGGCACAAAACCTTTCAGTGTTGCTTGTAAGTGTTTCCCTAATAGATACAAATTTAATCTGCGTTTGCATTCAGTCATGTAGTAAACTAgttctgatttttgtctttgtatGCTGATTGAATCAATTTCATTTTATGGGTTGTAGGTGGAACGTTCTGTAACAGCTTATCATTCATAATGTGAAATGCAAACAAGATTCAGTCATTTCCTCAGCTCATTTGAAAGGAGGCAAATAGCTGCAGGAACACTTTCCCTTGTTAACCTTAATTTACTTTAGCTCTAGTGTATTAGGAGCCAAGCGTAAGGTTAAGCAAGCAAACGTATAGCTTTTTGCCTTGGTCTTAATGTGAACTGGTTAAAGTTGCACTGTGAAGAGAACCTCTGTGTTCAGGATAGAGCATTTTTTGTGTTCTGTAAATGGATGGTTTGAGTTTCTAtcagaaaaaatgtaatttacaaccttttttgatttctttaattGTAGCTGAGTGGTTACAAATGCTGGCTTCAGAGTGCAGAACTATTTTGACAGTTACTGTTTTGCCAAGCGACTTCAGAACAGCACTTCATTGTCTTTCAGCATTTAACAGACTGATCAAACGCATTGCCATGCtgggaaaaagataaagaaagagGCCAAATTCACTAGATCAGTGAGGTTCCAATAATATAAATCGACTGTTTTCTAGATGTCTACTCGTCCAACTTCAGTCCAAAGTGTAATCAAGATTAAAGTGTGAGATGCAATAAATAGATTAGGCATCTATAGTAAAGACAATTCTTATTAAGACCATGTGTGATTAATGTGATTTCTTGGTAAGTGGGTTATTTAACAATACAACGTGCATCCTGTGTCCAGGATTTTTGGAAACAAGTGCTCAGTTTGGAGCGAAAACCTTACCTGCCCTCCTTCCCTTAAAGTGCTGCTGAGTTTACTCAATGAAAAGACTCATGAAAGTCCAGTGAAAAACCAACCAAACTCACAAAAAATGCTCTTGAGATATTAATTGTAGTACCTTCTAAAGTGACTTGTCTCCATATGCTCACCCTGTTTTTAGGTCTGACATTGTTTGTATCAGAATccaaaagtcattttaaatcATAACGTAGTATAAAGTGTGTTGTCTAAACCCACATATACTTTCACTGTACTCTGTGAGTGAAGACTAACATCTTAACCTGAATTTATTTTTGGAGCGGCGTGCTTCATCTTAAATTCTGGTAaaagttttgttcttctgttttgtaagATTGACATTCAGATTAAAGATGCCATTGGACGCTACCACCAGTGCGCTACAATCCAGCTAGACTTTCAGCTGTCAATCAGATTTAACCTCACCTTTGTCAGGTAAGCACAGAGGCTGATGTTCTTAATTACTATATAATTTAACTTTTCTGTTATTCATATGTGTATCTAACTTTATTCACAGCCATGATGgtaatgacaggacaaggcCAGTTATCATTCACCGAGCTATCCTGGGCTCTGTGGAGAGAATGATCGCGATTTTGACTGAAAACTATGGAGGCAAATGGTAATATTGAAAAGTAAATTTTAGTTTGAGCAAATGCATTTATATGAAAGATAAATTAGCCCTAAGCATGCAACTGTCAGTAGAGTTCATACTACTTGCTTGCTACAGAGGTATACCATAGGAGTATCACAAGGCAATTCTTTCTGAATCCCTTTCTTCAGATATGAAATAATAGTGGATACAGTAGCACGTGGTACCATTCTTGAACATATGCAAGGTGTGTATCTCTCACCTTGCTCTTCCAGGTTTGATGCCTAGCAAAGAGTTTGTTGGTAATTACCTACTGCAGTATAGTGACCCCACTGATGATGACAAGACTCAAAAGTTAAATATTTTCCCAGTATTTGTTAGTAAAGAAGTTAGTGCTACATTTTACACACATAATTGAGTCACTCTAGTCTTCAGGTCCAAATTACTTTTGCCAACCCTGCAGTTATTTTAGACGCTCTAGTTTTTTGGAAGGTGAACTGTAACTTTAATATGGGGCTGTCAGTGCTTCTGCACCCAAAATAAGCTGCTGGCTTAATGGATCTCTTCTGTAGATTTTAGTCTCACCTGTTACTAGTTTCTGCCATTCTGAAAAATACTAAAAGCTctcttaactttttttttcttgattattGAAGGCCACTCTGGCTGTCTCCACAGCAAGTAATGGTAGTACCAGTGGGACCAACTTGTGATGAATATGCTCAAAAGGTGAAGtatgtggttttggttttgttgtttggtccATTTCAGATATACTGTACTTAGTACTTAGCTGTTATTTCCCTGTGACAAATAATATTAGTAATTATTTTAGGTCTTTGCCTGTATTCATTTGTTTATTGACGTGACAGTAAGTTGCTGAAGATGTAAATGGATTTTAAAGAGGAACTGAGATAGATGTTAGCAATTCCAATATCAAATGCTTATCTTTGTGAGGTTTTGGCACTTCAGGTTCCAGTTCTCTCTATCAGTGTCTATCTTGCTGAGCgttaagaaagatgaaaattctCTGCATCTTTGGCATCTGGCAgactttctt
Coding sequences within it:
- the TARS1 gene encoding threonine--tRNA ligase 1, cytoplasmic, giving the protein MASADGQVNAGGDKKADCGKKKMKEASGDEGRVELNPWPAFINERLEMYNKLKAEHDALLAERAANDSKPIKVTLPDGKLVDAESWKTTPYQIACGISQGLADNTVIAKVNKMVWDLDRPLEEDCTLELLKFEDEEAQAVYWHSSAHIMGEAMERIYGGCLCYGPPIENGFYYDMFLEDGGVSSNDFSALETLCKKIMKEKQPFERLEVKKEALLEMFKYNKFKCRILNEKVNTPTTTVYRCGPLIDLCRGPHVRHTGKIKSIKIHKNSSTYWEGKADMESLQRIYGISFPDAKMLKEWEKFQEEAKNRDHRKIGRDQELFFFHELSPGSCFFLPKGAYIYNTLIEFIRSEYRKRGFQEVVTPNIFNSKLWMTSGHWQHYSENMFSFEVEKEIFALKPMNCPGHCLMFDHRPRSWRELPLRLADFGVLHRNELSGALTGLTRVRRFQQDDAHIFCSVEQIEEEIKSCLQFLRAVYDVFGFSFKLNLSTRPEKYLGDIEVWNRAEKQLENSLNDFGEKWELNPGDGAFYGPKIDIQIKDAIGRYHQCATIQLDFQLSIRFNLTFVSHDGNDRTRPVIIHRAILGSVERMIAILTENYGGKWPLWLSPQQVMVVPVGPTCDEYAQKVRQQFHDAGLMVDIDVDPGCTLNKKIRNAQLAQYNFILVVGEKEKASGTVNIRTRDNKVHGERTVADTVKRLLELKRSRSKQAEEEF